TTGCCGACCGGCTTATAGACTGGGCTCGCGTACCAGATGACCCGATGTTTGTAGCTACCTTCCCCCAGAAGGAAATGCTGCTTTCGGAAGATTACCAAACAATGGCAAATCTTTATCACTCGGGTGCTGACAGAGAAACAGTTAACAATGCCGCTAACCAGATCCGCCTCAAACTTAATCCGCACCCAGCCGGGCAGCAGGAATACAACACACCCTTATTTCAGGGCGAACGGTTGAATGGGGTACAACATAAATACCGGCAAACTCTGTTATTCTTTCCACAGAGAGGGCAGAATTGCCATGCATTCTGTACATTTTGCTTCCGGTGGCCGCAATTTACCGGCATCGAAGAATTGAAGATATCAACTGAAAATAATTACAAGTTATCAGATTATATTAGAGCTCACCCTGAGATTACAGATGTGTTAATTACCGGTGGCGATCCGCTTATAATGAAAGCAAATGTTTTAGAGAGTTACATTGAGCCACTTCTTTCCCCTGAGCTCTCTGGCATCAAGACAATCCGTATTGGAACCAGAGCCTTAACCTTCTGGCCTTATAGATTCCTGACCGATAATGATTCTGAGGATCTGTTAAAACTTTTTACCAGAATAAGGAAATCTGGCAAACACCTGGCTTTCATGGCACAATTCAACCATCCGGTAGAACTCGAAACAGAAGAAGTAAAAGAAGCAATAGCCAAAATCCAGGAGGCTGGCGCGATAATCAGAACTCAATCTCCCTTGTTACGCCATATTAATGATGATCCTGAGATCTGGGCGGAAATGTGGCAAAAGCAAGTATCTCTAAACTGTATACCTTACTATATGTTTATTGCCAGAAATACCGGAGCTCAACACTATTTTTCGGTACCGCTGGTTGAAGCCTGGCAAATTTACAAACAGGCGTATCAGTCTGTAAGCGGTCTCTGCCGTACTGTAAGAGGTCCCAGCATGTCTTGCCTTCCGGGAAAAATACAGATAACCGGTTTATACAACATATGCGGACAAAAGGTAATCGGGATGCAAATGCTGCAGGGAAGAAATCCGGATTGGGTACGCCGCCCATTTTTTGCCGAGTACGATGAAAATGCTACCTGGTACACAGAACTTAAACCGGCTTTCGGGGAAGAGAAGTTCTTTTTCAGCGAAGAGCTTGACCAGATTCTTGAACCGGGAGAATTTGAAACCGGATTCGAGTAGTTTCCTGCCCGCCTCTCTTGACAGAAAGCAGATTTATTGGTAAATATAAATTAAACCACCTACAATACAGTGCAATTGATTTGCAGCTATGAATGGCAAACCGTCATTAGCCCTAAAATTGTTTTCTTTTAGTTATGTAGCTACTTCACGATAACTATTAATAATAAGTTTTAAGCTTTATTAAAAGTACCAAGGAGAAAGAATTGCTTATGGAAACAGGATCTTTGCCAATCAATCAACAAAATACTCAGCCTGCACCAGAAACCACCCAGGAAACGGCATCACCCCCGGAACCTCAATTGCCAGAGGCAATACTGAACACCGAACTGCCTCTTCCTCTACTAAAGAAAGATGATGCCCGGGATATTTATGACCTGGGAGAATATAATCTTGCGGTTTATACTGACCGGGCAAGTGTTTTTGGTGTACCTATCGAAGGCGGGATACCAGAAAGAGGAATCTACATGGCACGCCTTACCAGCCACTGGATGGCCAAGACTAACATAGTTGTCCCTAATCATTTCAAGGCTTTTATTCAAGAAACTAATGATCTGAACCAGTTTCTGAAAGAAGGCGAGAGTTTCCAACTACCAGAGAACCTGGCTGGAAGGTGCCTTGTATACAAAAAGATTGAACCCCTGGAAGCTGATTTTGAAGTATGGGGGTATCTAACCGGCCCAGCCTGGAAAGAGTATAGTGAAACAGGAAACGTATTTGGCCATCCCCAGATCAGCGGATTGCTGCAAAGCCAATGCATACCGGGAAGTATACTCGTTGCCTTTACAACCGATGCTGAAGGCAACCGCAAACAATTG
This genomic stretch from Dehalococcoidales bacterium harbors:
- a CDS encoding phosphoribosylaminoimidazolesuccinocarboxamide synthase, whose product is METGSLPINQQNTQPAPETTQETASPPEPQLPEAILNTELPLPLLKKDDARDIYDLGEYNLAVYTDRASVFGVPIEGGIPERGIYMARLTSHWMAKTNIVVPNHFKAFIQETNDLNQFLKEGESFQLPENLAGRCLVYKKIEPLEADFEVWGYLTGPAWKEYSETGNVFGHPQISGLLQSQCIPGSILVAFTTDAEGNRKQLSDDELVELTGPKLLEDIKSAYVRLYNDIQRALRVNGKFIVAHMKLIFGKDRKKAYIADDILTPDSTCYWDMQHYKVGSPYYSFESQTLKAWLMHTSWKQRGPLPQIPANIMLQTIDRYRTLCERITGK